From Pseudobdellovibrio exovorus JSS, a single genomic window includes:
- a CDS encoding quinone-dependent dihydroorotate dehydrogenase, producing the protein MLKPWLWLPPKTSHDLAPLAAELFSLFHSKKTPIWNPFTWQGISFQNRLGLAGGVDKNADHLRAWEKLGCGFVEVGTVTPLPQEPNAGRILDRSIVDQALWNKMGFPSAGADEVFYSLRSFKEDSKLPVFVNIGKNRDTPNELASQDYSFLLERFHTLADAFVVNISSPNTKGLRDLANQQVLEAFLKPIYQKKLALECKTPLLLKLSPDLERDELRRILDIAVENQIDGFVMTNTTLSRQTKQTFPSEGGLSGKPVSLLSKLSLQTTIEHLGSEKSKKLVISVGGVMTAEDVFERISLGADLVEVYTALVFSGLNFFRKVEKQANATRKTGNSTSSKL; encoded by the coding sequence ATGTTAAAGCCTTGGCTCTGGTTACCACCCAAGACCTCGCATGATTTAGCTCCGCTAGCGGCGGAGCTTTTCTCTTTGTTTCATTCTAAAAAGACTCCGATCTGGAATCCCTTCACATGGCAAGGAATCTCATTTCAAAACCGCTTGGGACTTGCAGGTGGAGTCGATAAAAATGCCGATCATCTTCGCGCATGGGAAAAGCTCGGATGCGGCTTTGTTGAAGTCGGCACGGTGACTCCGCTTCCACAAGAACCAAATGCAGGCCGTATCTTAGATCGCAGTATTGTCGATCAAGCTCTTTGGAATAAAATGGGTTTTCCCTCTGCTGGTGCCGATGAAGTTTTCTATAGTTTAAGATCATTCAAAGAAGATTCAAAGCTTCCCGTTTTTGTTAACATTGGTAAAAATCGCGATACACCAAATGAACTCGCATCACAGGATTACAGTTTCTTATTAGAGCGCTTTCACACTTTAGCGGATGCTTTCGTTGTGAATATCAGCAGCCCCAATACAAAGGGTCTACGAGACCTTGCCAACCAACAAGTCCTTGAAGCTTTTTTAAAGCCCATCTATCAGAAGAAGCTGGCGCTAGAGTGTAAAACTCCACTTCTGTTGAAGCTCAGCCCTGATTTAGAGCGCGACGAGTTGCGACGTATCTTAGATATTGCTGTCGAAAATCAAATCGATGGTTTTGTTATGACGAATACGACTTTGTCTCGTCAGACAAAGCAGACTTTCCCCTCTGAAGGTGGACTCTCTGGAAAGCCTGTTTCATTGCTGTCTAAACTATCACTTCAGACGACAATTGAGCATTTAGGCAGCGAAAAATCGAAAAAATTGGTTATTTCTGTCGGTGGAGTGATGACAGCAGAGGATGTTTTTGAAAGAATATCGCTCGGAGCCGATTTAGTCGAAGTTTACACAGCTTTGGTTTTTTCGGGTTTGAACTTCTTCAGAAAGGTCGAAAAACAGGCAAATGCGACACGGAAAACAGGGAACTCAACATCCTCAAAACTCTGA
- a CDS encoding Glu/Leu/Phe/Val family dehydrogenase, producing the protein MPGQDNLNPQAEAHLHGPLFQNAIQTFNEAAAVIKCDPNIAERLRRPRRCLTVSIPVRMDDQSVKVFTGYRVQYNSTLGPYKGGIRYHHNVDLAEVVGLAALMTFKNSVLGLPLGGAKGGICVDPTKLSRAEKQGLTRRYTSEIAAFVGPTKDIPAPDVGTDPQTMAWFMDTYSQEQGGFAQPGVVTGKPVEIGGSLGRNHATGLGVVYVCERALEVNQMKMSGSRIAVQGFGNVGSFAAKFAFERGARVVAVSDVSGGIFNGDGLNIPQVIEHVKKTGFVKGFQGSQAITNEELLEVDCDALLPCALEGQIDVHNAERIKAKIIVEGANGPVTVEATKIMVQNGKFIAPDVISNGGGVIVSYFEWVQDIMSFFWDEADVDLKLKSVILKAFDSVYKMRQEKQIDMRTAAMATAISRLEKAMLLRGLYPR; encoded by the coding sequence ATGCCTGGACAAGACAATCTTAATCCTCAAGCAGAAGCTCATTTACACGGACCATTATTTCAAAATGCTATTCAAACTTTTAACGAGGCCGCAGCAGTTATCAAATGCGACCCTAATATTGCAGAACGCTTAAGACGACCTCGTCGTTGTCTTACAGTCAGTATTCCTGTGCGTATGGATGACCAATCCGTGAAAGTTTTCACTGGTTATCGCGTTCAGTACAACTCTACTTTGGGCCCTTATAAAGGTGGTATCCGTTATCACCACAATGTGGACTTGGCTGAAGTTGTAGGTTTAGCTGCATTGATGACATTTAAAAACTCAGTTTTAGGTCTACCTCTTGGTGGAGCTAAAGGCGGTATCTGTGTTGATCCAACAAAACTTAGTCGCGCCGAAAAACAAGGTTTAACTCGTCGTTATACTTCTGAAATCGCAGCATTCGTGGGACCAACAAAAGATATTCCTGCTCCAGATGTGGGAACTGATCCACAGACAATGGCATGGTTCATGGACACTTACTCGCAAGAACAGGGTGGCTTTGCACAACCAGGTGTTGTCACTGGTAAACCAGTTGAAATCGGCGGTTCATTAGGTCGTAACCACGCTACAGGTTTAGGTGTAGTTTATGTCTGTGAGCGCGCTCTTGAAGTGAATCAAATGAAAATGTCAGGATCACGTATTGCCGTACAAGGTTTCGGTAATGTGGGTTCATTCGCTGCTAAATTTGCATTCGAACGTGGTGCACGTGTCGTAGCCGTCAGCGATGTTTCTGGTGGTATCTTCAATGGTGATGGATTGAATATCCCGCAAGTGATCGAGCACGTTAAAAAAACAGGCTTTGTGAAAGGCTTCCAAGGCTCACAAGCTATTACAAACGAAGAACTACTAGAAGTTGACTGTGATGCTCTTTTACCATGTGCTCTTGAAGGTCAGATTGATGTGCACAACGCGGAAAGAATTAAAGCCAAAATTATCGTTGAAGGTGCTAACGGACCTGTAACTGTTGAAGCCACTAAGATCATGGTACAAAATGGTAAATTCATTGCTCCGGATGTTATTTCAAATGGTGGCGGTGTGATCGTTTCTTACTTTGAGTGGGTACAAGATATTATGTCGTTCTTCTGGGACGAAGCTGATGTCGACCTAAAGTTAAAGAGTGTTATCTTAAAAGCATTCGACAGCGTCTACAAAATGCGCCAAGAAAAACAAATCGACATGAGAACCGCCGCGATGGCCACGGCTATCAGTCGTCTTGAAAAAGCCATGTTGTTACGTGGATTGTATCCTCGCTAA
- a CDS encoding alpha-ketoglutarate-dependent dioxygenase AlkB: MRNLSQYQNLIYRPNYINKSQKHEILTYLNTLFPIWEMRFSKSNPPPNNEPNRQLLRPVYWLGNWQFACLNYYHPPQGIQNRCVSAENYPPVLQKLISEIEQIVHRDFSPKDVPDKWHLNTCLINFYGNKLSEGDKKDCARVGEHKDFEPGPVASISFGEKALFQFVKSDGKGQKSSVVLQQWLEDSSLQIFGGDKFKKQLFHRVQRVEDKGILFKDLNTENFETRRINFTFRYVPNEHIRDFDTLPEHLKADILPYVKELAEKSPFWQNQIL; encoded by the coding sequence ATGCGAAATTTATCGCAATATCAAAACCTCATTTACAGGCCTAACTATATCAATAAATCTCAGAAACACGAGATTTTGACGTATTTAAATACCCTGTTTCCTATCTGGGAAATGCGGTTTTCAAAATCAAATCCTCCACCCAACAATGAACCGAACCGCCAACTTTTACGCCCTGTTTATTGGCTGGGGAACTGGCAATTTGCCTGCTTGAATTATTACCACCCTCCTCAAGGTATACAAAACCGCTGTGTATCAGCAGAAAATTATCCTCCGGTTTTGCAAAAACTAATTTCAGAAATTGAACAAATCGTGCATCGAGACTTTTCGCCGAAAGATGTGCCAGACAAATGGCATCTGAATACTTGCCTCATTAACTTTTATGGGAACAAACTCAGCGAGGGCGATAAAAAAGATTGCGCCCGCGTCGGAGAACATAAAGACTTCGAACCTGGGCCGGTGGCTTCGATCTCGTTCGGGGAAAAAGCTCTGTTTCAATTTGTAAAAAGTGATGGCAAAGGGCAAAAAAGTTCTGTCGTCTTACAACAGTGGCTAGAGGATTCTTCATTACAAATTTTTGGTGGTGATAAATTCAAAAAGCAACTTTTTCACAGAGTTCAACGGGTTGAAGACAAAGGTATCTTATTCAAGGATTTGAATACAGAAAACTTCGAAACCCGACGTATCAATTTCACCTTCCGTTATGTTCCAAATGAACACATTCGCGACTTCGACACCTTGCCAGAACATCTTAAAGCCGACATCTTACCTTACGTAAAAGAGCTAGCAGAAAAATCCCCTTTCTGGCAAAATCAGATTCTATAA
- the rfaE1 gene encoding D-glycero-beta-D-manno-heptose-7-phosphate kinase — translation MSNSIQALKVDSAVRKSLIEKVTLFKGRKVLVIGDVGVDEYIMGAVKRISPEAPVPVLEVEEEDKRLGLAANVAQNVVSMGGDVKLLSVVGIDDGAEILKNLLHQSDVSHEYLISDKQRPTTRKTRVMTGQHHLVRVDHEVRRQISASSEQQLLASVEKNVQTVDVVVLEDYAKGLLSQQLVEKIVGLCHQYGKTVMVDPHQTKFADFYKGVDLIKPNYNEALALTGVHEDSIEDQQERVLHVGRALQKMTGAKQVVLTQGKDGMTIFSQNDVTRVPTFAKKVFDVTGAGDTVIAALALGVAAGLPLSEACMIANFAAGVVVGKVGCVPCTEQELVNSINTLGQ, via the coding sequence ATGTCAAACTCCATTCAAGCGTTGAAGGTTGATTCAGCGGTTAGAAAATCACTCATTGAAAAAGTTACTTTATTCAAAGGCCGTAAAGTCCTTGTTATCGGCGATGTTGGTGTAGATGAATATATCATGGGAGCCGTTAAACGTATTAGCCCAGAAGCTCCAGTTCCCGTTCTTGAAGTAGAAGAAGAAGATAAGCGCCTCGGTCTGGCTGCCAATGTAGCTCAGAATGTCGTGAGTATGGGTGGAGACGTTAAACTTTTATCCGTTGTGGGTATAGACGATGGTGCCGAGATTTTAAAAAATCTTTTACATCAATCCGATGTGAGCCACGAGTATCTGATCTCTGATAAACAACGTCCAACAACACGAAAAACCCGTGTGATGACAGGACAGCATCACTTGGTACGTGTGGACCATGAAGTCAGACGTCAGATTTCGGCGTCCAGTGAACAGCAGCTTTTAGCCTCTGTGGAAAAGAATGTGCAAACAGTGGATGTTGTTGTTTTAGAAGATTACGCTAAAGGGTTGTTGTCACAGCAATTAGTCGAAAAAATTGTAGGTCTATGTCACCAGTATGGAAAAACCGTGATGGTGGATCCACATCAGACTAAATTTGCCGACTTCTACAAAGGGGTCGATTTAATTAAGCCCAATTATAACGAAGCTTTGGCTTTAACAGGTGTGCATGAAGACTCTATTGAAGATCAGCAAGAGCGTGTATTACATGTGGGGCGTGCTCTACAAAAGATGACGGGTGCTAAGCAAGTTGTTTTGACTCAAGGTAAAGATGGGATGACGATCTTTTCACAAAACGATGTCACCCGTGTACCGACATTCGCCAAAAAGGTGTTTGACGTGACGGGTGCAGGTGACACTGTTATCGCGGCTTTAGCCCTTGGGGTGGCGGCAGGATTACCTCTGTCTGAGGCCTGCATGATTGCCAATTTTGCGGCGGGAGTCGTGGTGGGTAAGGTCGGCTGCGTTCCTTGCACAGAGCAAGAACTGGTCAACTCTATAAATACTTTAGGGCAATAG
- the rlmN gene encoding 23S rRNA (adenine(2503)-C(2))-methyltransferase RlmN translates to MMQNLESNPTTGRRNFYSFTLEGLESFLKQYGKEKYRAQQIFKWVYEQRVTDFDQMLNLSKDLRSELKNLITFDMPPILKHLVSVDGTQKFLFDVGDGNSIESVIIPSDDRLTLCVSSEIGCNMACKFCFTGKQKLKRRLSTEEIVGQFMQVQDTLAKSNLKISNIVFMGMGEPLDNCEAVFGSIDVIHSPWGVNLSRKKITVSTSGLIPEMYRVAEAKVRLAVSLNGYNDEVRSLVMPINKKYPLKDLLDECRRYARATGDKITMEYVLLKGVTDQLEHARELVKLLRDVPCKINLIPFNEHPGSGFERPSDETVQAFHTECMRLGAQVLLRRTMGRDIFAACGQLTTTANRPESMDISNSKIGGTNERRFSGGQPSL, encoded by the coding sequence ATGATGCAGAATCTAGAAAGTAACCCGACTACGGGACGTAGAAATTTTTATTCTTTTACTCTTGAAGGTCTTGAGAGTTTCCTAAAACAATACGGCAAAGAAAAATACAGAGCCCAACAGATTTTTAAATGGGTCTACGAACAGCGCGTGACTGATTTTGATCAGATGTTGAATCTGTCAAAGGATCTGCGCAGCGAACTTAAGAACCTAATCACGTTTGATATGCCACCAATTTTAAAACACTTAGTCAGTGTGGATGGCACGCAGAAGTTTTTATTCGATGTCGGCGATGGCAACTCTATTGAGTCAGTAATTATCCCTTCAGATGATCGTCTGACTTTATGTGTGTCTTCTGAGATTGGCTGTAACATGGCCTGCAAATTCTGTTTTACAGGGAAGCAAAAATTAAAGCGCCGTTTAAGTACAGAAGAAATCGTCGGGCAGTTTATGCAAGTGCAAGACACTTTGGCGAAATCAAATTTAAAAATTTCCAACATTGTTTTCATGGGCATGGGCGAGCCATTAGATAACTGTGAAGCAGTTTTTGGTTCGATAGATGTGATTCACTCTCCGTGGGGTGTGAATTTGTCTCGTAAAAAAATCACAGTGTCGACTTCAGGTCTTATTCCTGAAATGTATCGTGTAGCGGAAGCGAAAGTGCGTTTGGCTGTGAGTTTGAATGGTTACAACGATGAGGTTCGTTCATTGGTGATGCCAATCAATAAAAAATATCCTCTTAAAGATTTGCTAGACGAGTGTCGTCGTTATGCTCGTGCGACTGGCGATAAGATCACTATGGAATATGTTTTGTTAAAGGGTGTTACAGATCAATTGGAGCATGCGCGTGAATTAGTAAAACTTCTGCGGGATGTCCCTTGTAAAATCAATTTGATTCCTTTTAATGAACATCCAGGTTCTGGTTTTGAACGTCCTTCGGACGAAACAGTTCAGGCCTTCCATACAGAGTGTATGCGCCTTGGAGCACAAGTTTTATTAAGACGTACTATGGGACGTGATATTTTTGCAGCCTGTGGGCAATTGACCACGACAGCAAATCGTCCAGAGTCGATGGATATTTCAAACTCAAAAATTGGAGGAACTAATGAGCGCCGTTTTAGTGGTGGGCAGCCTAGCCTATGA
- a CDS encoding PfkB family carbohydrate kinase: protein MSAVLVVGSLAYDSVKTPSGKAEKSLGGSANYFSLAASLFSRVRVVGVVGEDYSEQDRQILLKREVDLTGLQTVAGKTFHWEGTYENNLNEAVTLKTELNVFAQFNPTLPEDYRDSAYVFLANIDPTLQLQVLSQVKKPVFVGMDSMNFWIGSKQSELREVLKKVDIVFMNDAEAKMLTQTSNTITAIKKTAELGPKYVVIKKGEYGATLYSQKYGFYQIPALPVENVVDPTGAGDSFAGGFFGTLASRLNADQIPEWNDLKAATLAGTVMSSQTIQDFSMKALIKVDQNLFEGQLVQLKQMIH from the coding sequence ATGAGCGCCGTTTTAGTGGTGGGCAGCCTAGCCTATGATTCTGTAAAAACCCCGTCAGGGAAGGCTGAAAAGTCTTTGGGCGGATCAGCTAACTATTTTTCTTTAGCTGCAAGCTTGTTTTCTAGAGTGCGCGTTGTTGGTGTGGTCGGTGAAGACTACTCAGAACAAGATCGTCAAATTCTTCTGAAGCGTGAAGTGGATTTAACAGGATTGCAAACTGTTGCTGGTAAAACGTTTCACTGGGAAGGTACATACGAAAACAATCTGAATGAGGCCGTGACGCTTAAAACAGAACTCAATGTTTTTGCGCAATTCAATCCGACTTTGCCAGAGGACTATCGTGATTCAGCTTATGTCTTTCTAGCGAACATTGATCCGACCTTGCAATTGCAGGTGCTTTCACAAGTGAAGAAGCCTGTGTTCGTGGGTATGGACTCAATGAACTTCTGGATTGGTTCAAAACAATCTGAGCTACGCGAAGTTCTTAAAAAAGTAGACATTGTTTTTATGAACGATGCAGAAGCGAAGATGTTAACGCAAACTTCTAATACGATTACAGCTATTAAAAAAACAGCTGAGTTGGGACCGAAGTATGTCGTGATCAAAAAAGGTGAGTATGGTGCGACTCTGTATTCACAAAAATATGGTTTTTATCAAATCCCAGCTTTGCCTGTTGAAAATGTGGTGGACCCAACAGGGGCCGGCGACAGCTTTGCCGGAGGATTCTTCGGAACTCTTGCGTCCCGTTTGAACGCTGATCAAATCCCAGAATGGAACGATTTGAAAGCGGCGACGTTAGCTGGAACAGTGATGTCGAGTCAGACGATACAGGACTTTAGTATGAAAGCATTGATTAAAGTCGACCAGAATTTATTTGAGGGTCAATTAGTTCAATTAAAGCAGATGATCCACTAG
- a CDS encoding metallophosphoesterase, giving the protein MPETTSNVTTPPSAAKKIKLVLSDLHLGKGRQLENGSLNSLEEFYYAEKLVEFIQYYSTGGYRDYDVEIIINGDFLNFISVDYKGHFLTVVTESIALEMLKSVIKGHSQVFKAMGEFLSQPNRKITYVIGNHDQGMMFQACRDYLDQVVGHPLQYKNIIYYFDGVHIEHGHMHEAANRMDPKKFFLKQGLPEPILNLPFGSHFFVELVLKVKERYPHVDKVRPFGQMLKWSLFNETSLTLRAFIELFKYVYRILFATDVRFRWSFKNLIKIFFESAIFPDLSTAAKRILSDPRVHTVIFGHTHVYEYRQWANQKEYFNTGTWTELTSLDVVSLGKITKLTYVLLDYGDQDARPRGRLKEWKGFHRIEEDVAVA; this is encoded by the coding sequence ATGCCAGAAACCACATCAAATGTGACGACACCACCATCTGCTGCTAAAAAAATCAAACTTGTGCTGAGCGATTTACACTTGGGCAAAGGACGTCAGCTAGAAAATGGCAGTCTAAATTCGTTAGAAGAATTTTATTACGCAGAAAAACTAGTCGAGTTCATTCAGTATTATTCGACGGGTGGATATCGTGACTATGACGTCGAGATCATCATCAATGGTGATTTTCTGAATTTTATTTCTGTGGATTATAAAGGTCATTTTTTAACAGTGGTTACAGAGAGCATCGCGCTTGAAATGTTGAAGTCCGTTATTAAAGGACATTCGCAGGTCTTCAAAGCTATGGGTGAATTCTTATCGCAGCCCAATCGTAAAATCACTTATGTCATTGGTAATCATGATCAGGGTATGATGTTTCAAGCCTGTCGTGATTATTTGGATCAAGTGGTCGGGCATCCGCTGCAATACAAAAATATTATTTACTACTTTGATGGTGTGCATATAGAACATGGACACATGCATGAAGCGGCAAATCGAATGGATCCTAAAAAATTCTTTTTAAAGCAGGGCCTACCGGAGCCCATTTTAAATTTACCATTCGGGTCCCATTTTTTCGTAGAGCTAGTACTCAAGGTTAAAGAAAGATATCCTCACGTAGATAAGGTCAGACCATTCGGACAGATGCTCAAATGGTCTTTATTCAACGAGACCTCTTTGACGCTAAGAGCATTTATTGAGTTATTTAAGTACGTGTATCGCATTCTATTTGCGACAGACGTTCGCTTTCGTTGGTCTTTTAAAAATTTGATAAAAATATTTTTTGAAAGCGCCATCTTTCCAGATTTAAGCACGGCGGCAAAAAGAATTCTGAGTGACCCTAGAGTTCACACAGTGATTTTCGGTCACACACATGTGTATGAATACAGACAGTGGGCCAATCAAAAAGAGTATTTCAATACAGGTACGTGGACTGAATTAACATCTTTGGATGTCGTATCATTGGGCAAAATCACAAAGCTTACTTATGTGTTGCTCGACTATGGAGATCAAGACGCTAGACCTAGGGGTAGGCTGAAAGAGTGGAAGGGTTTCCATCGTATCGAGGAAGACGTAGCAGTTGCGTAG
- a CDS encoding diguanylate cyclase: MSDTADKTSIISTETFKGKLKAADDAPPAVVVLVGPQGYVGKQWLITKSDMIIGRSVEAELYVSDASLSRSHARFEVVGNDIFILDMGSTNKTIVNGMPLAPMTKRKLVNNDQIKTGNVIFKFLEKGNLESITNQQVFEKAQKDALTGAFSKGALLEKGPEAVKRAEVLSEPLSVITFDIDHFKKINDTYGHPGGDYVLKELGSLMQSKLVRSNDYFARYGGEEFVVILQATPLKTAQEVAERIRHTVEAHPFLFNGQQIKVTISIGVSTGVAADSWDKIYNRADQALYQSKQNGRNRVTVSA; encoded by the coding sequence ATGTCAGATACCGCTGATAAAACCAGTATAATTTCAACCGAGACGTTTAAGGGGAAGCTAAAAGCAGCTGATGATGCTCCTCCTGCGGTTGTTGTTTTGGTTGGACCGCAAGGTTATGTCGGTAAGCAATGGTTGATCACAAAAAGTGATATGATCATTGGTCGCTCTGTTGAAGCTGAACTCTACGTTTCTGATGCATCGCTGAGTCGTTCACACGCTCGTTTTGAAGTGGTGGGTAATGACATTTTTATTTTAGATATGGGTTCAACCAATAAAACGATTGTGAATGGTATGCCATTGGCGCCAATGACAAAGCGTAAGTTGGTGAATAATGATCAGATCAAAACGGGAAATGTGATTTTTAAGTTTCTTGAAAAAGGAAATTTGGAATCGATTACCAATCAGCAAGTTTTTGAAAAAGCGCAAAAGGATGCTTTGACAGGAGCTTTCAGTAAAGGTGCTTTACTTGAAAAAGGCCCTGAAGCGGTGAAGCGTGCAGAAGTTTTATCTGAGCCATTGTCTGTTATTACGTTTGATATTGATCACTTTAAAAAGATCAATGATACCTATGGCCATCCCGGCGGGGACTACGTTCTAAAAGAGCTGGGCAGCCTGATGCAATCTAAACTGGTGCGCTCTAATGATTACTTCGCTCGTTATGGTGGGGAAGAGTTCGTTGTTATATTGCAAGCGACACCACTGAAAACGGCTCAAGAAGTGGCGGAAAGAATTCGTCATACCGTGGAAGCCCATCCGTTTTTATTCAATGGACAGCAGATTAAGGTGACGATTTCTATCGGTGTATCTACTGGAGTTGCAGCGGATTCATGGGATAAAATTTACAATCGCGCCGATCAGGCTCTTTATCAAAGTAAACAAAACGGCCGCAATCGCGTGACTGTTTCGGCTTAG
- a CDS encoding RNA polymerase sigma factor, with protein sequence MKRESDQDLVKTDMQLIEEVRKGQRSSFSELVKRHQRGLLRLSMRFMKDMDAAQDVVQEAFIKSYEKLALFEGRASFKSWLYQIAVNTARNKLRENRYDFSNIDDVNLSISATAENSLVHAAVSEIIQKEVDRLPFKQKTALVLRVYEDMSFAEIAEVMECPYDTAKANYRHALMKLKDVFEKQSELRKWTEDVGGFFMELNTKFVEAE encoded by the coding sequence ATGAAAAGAGAAAGCGATCAAGATCTAGTAAAAACAGATATGCAACTGATCGAAGAAGTGCGTAAGGGACAACGCTCATCTTTCTCAGAACTCGTGAAACGACATCAAAGAGGATTACTACGGTTGAGTATGAGATTTATGAAGGACATGGATGCCGCACAGGATGTTGTGCAAGAAGCATTCATCAAATCTTACGAGAAGTTGGCGTTATTTGAGGGCCGTGCTTCATTCAAAAGCTGGTTATATCAAATAGCGGTAAACACGGCACGTAACAAGTTACGAGAAAACAGATATGATTTCTCTAACATTGATGACGTGAACTTAAGTATATCCGCTACGGCAGAGAACTCTCTGGTGCATGCAGCAGTGAGTGAGATCATCCAAAAAGAAGTGGATCGTCTGCCATTCAAACAAAAAACCGCCCTAGTTTTAAGAGTGTACGAGGACATGAGTTTTGCTGAAATCGCAGAAGTCATGGAGTGTCCTTATGACACTGCTAAAGCAAACTACCGCCATGCATTGATGAAGTTAAAAGATGTTTTTGAAAAGCAATCAGAGCTTCGTAAGTGGACAGAGGATGTCGGAGGATTTTTTATGGAGTTGAATACTAAATTTGTGGAGGCTGAATGA
- a CDS encoding aminopeptidase, which produces MVPLKKIFLLSLTATILSSCQLNYLWHVSYNHLSMLNSKESIDSILSSDRVNEEQKNKIRLSQEVRVFAFEKLQLKKTKNYSEYVDLKRPYVTYTVTASQKWKFEPYLWNFPIIGKAPYKGFYSEAAAKEEATELEKKNLDVTTRGVSAYSTLGKMTDPLLSSMLNYPEHILTNTIIHELVHTTLFIKDNIDFNERLAVFVANKGTEIFYLEKEGKDSPTLKRIQDENHDDELFSAFITAELDQLKKWYENFDPTALPQEDQESVRRSRLDQIALNFEKNLKPKLRTRSYERLFGKQFNNADLSIYNTYMKSLDMFETVYQHNGANIPQFLKKCEELNKADNAEAEFEKWAQDYRAQAAK; this is translated from the coding sequence TTGGTACCTTTAAAAAAAATATTCTTACTGAGTTTGACTGCAACTATTCTGAGCTCCTGTCAACTGAACTACCTATGGCATGTCAGTTACAATCACCTGAGTATGCTGAATTCAAAAGAGTCCATCGACAGCATCTTGTCATCAGATCGTGTGAATGAAGAACAGAAAAATAAAATTCGCCTGAGCCAAGAAGTTCGTGTCTTTGCTTTTGAAAAATTACAGCTCAAAAAAACTAAGAACTATTCTGAATACGTTGATCTTAAACGCCCCTACGTCACCTATACAGTGACCGCTTCGCAAAAGTGGAAGTTTGAGCCCTATCTTTGGAATTTCCCCATCATTGGTAAAGCTCCCTATAAAGGGTTTTACAGTGAAGCGGCCGCTAAAGAAGAGGCCACAGAGCTTGAAAAGAAAAATCTGGATGTCACCACACGTGGTGTTTCAGCTTACTCGACACTGGGAAAAATGACCGACCCGCTTTTGTCTTCTATGTTGAATTATCCTGAACATATTCTGACAAACACCATTATTCATGAATTGGTGCATACGACTTTATTTATCAAAGATAATATTGATTTTAACGAGCGGCTTGCTGTTTTTGTCGCCAACAAAGGCACTGAAATTTTCTACTTAGAAAAAGAAGGCAAAGATTCACCGACATTAAAACGCATTCAAGATGAAAATCACGATGATGAGCTGTTTTCTGCTTTTATCACGGCCGAGTTAGACCAACTCAAAAAATGGTATGAAAATTTCGATCCCACAGCGCTGCCCCAAGAGGATCAAGAGTCCGTTCGCAGATCCCGTTTAGATCAAATCGCTCTAAATTTCGAAAAGAATTTAAAACCTAAACTTCGCACACGCTCATACGAGCGACTTTTCGGCAAACAGTTTAATAACGCCGATTTAAGTATATACAACACCTATATGAAAAGCTTAGATATGTTTGAAACTGTCTATCAACATAACGGAGCGAACATCCCTCAGTTTCTAAAGAAGTGTGAAGAGCTCAATAAGGCCGATAACGCAGAGGCTGAGTTTGAAAAGTGGGCGCAAGACTACCGCGCACAAGCCGCAAAATAA
- a CDS encoding outer membrane beta-barrel protein, translating to MAYLKIAAYFLVLAFSIPSHALLTELGVSYGYSKKTFNSTNFYQTDSISGSVAFYFLEKWAIETSYTESFYESQESDITSTRTVQQRSKIANASLMWMMLDRSSAVQPYIKGGAAHIRKNQTIKYVNANSIEIPESAGWAPSYGVGLKVALTERFSVKLSYDVWKTPLSDGTNSDDTSFKAGLTWYL from the coding sequence ATGGCTTACCTCAAAATTGCTGCCTACTTTTTAGTCCTTGCGTTCAGTATTCCATCGCATGCCCTGTTAACAGAATTGGGGGTTTCGTATGGGTACTCAAAGAAAACCTTTAATTCAACCAACTTTTATCAGACCGATTCGATATCTGGCTCGGTGGCTTTTTACTTTCTAGAAAAATGGGCCATTGAAACCAGCTACACGGAATCTTTCTATGAAAGCCAAGAATCGGACATCACGTCTACACGTACCGTTCAGCAAAGAAGCAAAATCGCCAATGCCTCACTGATGTGGATGATGTTAGACAGAAGCAGTGCCGTTCAGCCTTACATCAAAGGCGGAGCCGCCCACATCAGAAAAAATCAAACAATCAAATACGTTAATGCTAACTCGATTGAAATACCGGAGTCTGCGGGTTGGGCCCCAAGTTATGGTGTGGGGCTTAAAGTGGCTTTAACAGAAAGATTCTCTGTGAAACTTTCTTACGATGTTTGGAAGACACCACTTAGTGATGGAACGAACTCTGACGATACTTCGTTTAAAGCAGGCCTTACTTGGTACCTTTAA